One part of the Novipirellula aureliae genome encodes these proteins:
- a CDS encoding alpha-L-fucosidase: MVCESLFKRWQSTCVCILLGAGVFCSVPYVGLSRVQSAEVQFSSPLSVYLHNNKVAETESDVELVIERGITKWTGNAALTWDVEIPETDEYELYLIASVSEIGDGTTLFVKTATDTYPFSVNQTSGPFPGGENFAVQQPLNFERVKLDGVIALEAGKQKITLSTSEVEKEGVVIDFRTLELLPVSKKATILSDEARAKSARASFDWMNKAGYGLMFHWTSQCVQQEGPRKTFEEAVNDFDVQKWADMVEETGAGYVYVTIGHAESYCPAPLESWERIHPGQTTQRDLIEEMANALNEKGIRFLCYINGPLGFKFPRYGQATPEQKEAFVANVHDILTEMGNRYGDKIAGYWFDTMIAIFKEYPQTPFEDLFNAAKTGNKDRLICLNAWIWPDVSPWQDYWPGEVQEPIAVPVNGFMKNGPSPNLPFQVLLTMEKHSWMARKSGIPDPKFTSEQLSSYIKDCMENGGAVTINMAIFQDGTVGEKALQVMREVKESIR; the protein is encoded by the coding sequence ATGGTGTGTGAGAGTTTGTTTAAAAGGTGGCAGTCAACATGTGTTTGCATCCTGCTTGGGGCGGGCGTTTTTTGTTCTGTTCCGTATGTGGGGCTAAGTCGTGTGCAGTCGGCTGAGGTTCAATTCAGTTCGCCGCTCAGTGTCTATTTGCATAACAATAAAGTCGCCGAGACGGAGAGCGACGTTGAACTGGTGATCGAGCGTGGGATTACGAAGTGGACAGGCAATGCCGCGTTGACATGGGACGTTGAGATTCCGGAAACGGATGAGTACGAGCTCTATCTGATTGCCAGTGTTAGCGAAATTGGCGATGGAACAACCCTGTTTGTCAAAACGGCTACGGACACCTATCCATTTTCTGTAAACCAGACATCGGGCCCGTTCCCGGGCGGTGAGAATTTTGCCGTTCAGCAACCGCTCAACTTCGAACGGGTCAAACTAGACGGTGTCATCGCCTTAGAAGCTGGCAAGCAAAAGATCACGCTCTCCACCTCGGAAGTCGAAAAAGAAGGGGTGGTCATTGATTTCCGTACGCTGGAGTTGCTGCCGGTTTCGAAGAAAGCGACGATCTTAAGCGATGAGGCTCGCGCAAAAAGTGCCAGGGCAAGTTTCGACTGGATGAACAAAGCCGGTTATGGATTGATGTTTCACTGGACCTCGCAATGTGTACAGCAAGAAGGCCCTCGGAAAACATTCGAAGAGGCGGTGAATGATTTTGATGTGCAAAAATGGGCTGACATGGTCGAAGAAACCGGCGCGGGATATGTCTACGTCACGATCGGTCATGCGGAATCGTATTGTCCGGCGCCGCTGGAAAGCTGGGAGCGAATTCATCCCGGCCAAACCACGCAGCGCGACTTGATAGAGGAGATGGCCAATGCGCTGAATGAGAAAGGCATTCGGTTTCTTTGCTATATCAATGGGCCGCTCGGTTTTAAATTTCCACGGTATGGGCAGGCAACGCCTGAGCAAAAAGAGGCGTTCGTTGCGAACGTTCACGATATTCTTACGGAAATGGGCAACCGGTATGGGGATAAAATTGCCGGCTATTGGTTCGATACGATGATCGCAATTTTTAAAGAGTATCCGCAAACTCCGTTCGAAGATTTGTTTAATGCCGCAAAAACGGGAAACAAGGATCGGCTGATTTGTCTGAACGCTTGGATCTGGCCCGATGTCTCTCCTTGGCAGGATTATTGGCCGGGCGAGGTGCAGGAACCGATCGCAGTTCCTGTGAATGGGTTCATGAAAAATGGACCATCCCCCAATCTTCCCTTTCAGGTTTTGCTGACCATGGAGAAGCATTCTTGGATGGCACGGAAATCGGGAATACCCGATCCAAAATTCACCTCGGAACAATTGAGCTCCTATATCAAGGACTGCATGGAAAATGGCGGTGCGGTCACCATTAACATGGCGATTTTTCAAGATGGAACCGTCGGCGAAAAGGCTTTGCAGGTCATGCGAGAAGTGAAGGAAAGCATTCGGTAG
- a CDS encoding sulfatase family protein: MRNGFMKQTMMRMATIVSIWLLSVAASAQTDQASPAGGSSANKPNIVVLLADDMGWGDSGTYGHELIQTPNMDRLAEEGMKFTQCYSACGVCSPSRSAILTGRTPYRNGVWRHLSGNHEAHLRASEITYPKLLKGVGYETCHVGKWHLLAKPQFNNPEYPQPGDHGYDYWMYTQNNASPSHENPDNFFRNGEPVGELKGYSAPLVAAEAASWMKEKRNPEKPFVLSVWFHEPHMPIATDSRFMQLYNGHENSKYMGNISQMDHGLGIVLDALDEIGATNNTLVYFSSDNGPVSQYGGTSGGLRGGKRSDHEGGIRVPGLARWPGHIAAGSTSDIPIIGTDIFATALDMAGVPLPTDRTIDSVSLLPVFEGKPVERRIPLFWRTHVSHPNDRVAMRIGDWKIVGNDTMTEFQLYEIQKDWKEENDLAAKMPEKTEEMKQILFKLWKQIETEGPNEWWEGQKGAPKRGTLNY, from the coding sequence ATGAGAAACGGTTTTATGAAACAGACAATGATGAGAATGGCGACCATCGTATCGATATGGCTGCTTAGTGTTGCCGCATCTGCGCAAACGGACCAGGCTTCGCCTGCTGGCGGCAGTTCGGCAAACAAGCCCAATATTGTGGTCTTGCTCGCCGATGACATGGGGTGGGGGGATTCAGGAACCTACGGCCATGAGTTGATTCAGACCCCAAACATGGATCGGCTGGCGGAGGAGGGCATGAAGTTCACGCAGTGTTATTCTGCCTGCGGCGTTTGTTCTCCTTCACGCTCGGCGATTCTTACCGGGCGAACGCCCTATCGCAATGGTGTGTGGCGACATTTGTCAGGCAATCATGAGGCGCATCTGCGGGCGAGCGAAATCACCTATCCAAAACTGTTAAAGGGTGTTGGGTATGAGACCTGTCATGTGGGGAAATGGCATTTGCTGGCGAAGCCACAGTTTAATAATCCCGAGTACCCTCAGCCTGGCGATCATGGCTATGACTACTGGATGTATACTCAGAACAACGCAAGCCCCAGCCATGAGAATCCGGATAATTTTTTTCGCAACGGCGAACCGGTTGGCGAGCTGAAGGGATACTCCGCACCGCTTGTTGCAGCGGAGGCTGCAAGTTGGATGAAGGAGAAACGCAATCCCGAAAAACCGTTTGTGCTTTCCGTTTGGTTCCATGAACCGCATATGCCGATTGCCACCGACTCTCGTTTCATGCAGCTCTACAATGGGCATGAAAACAGCAAATACATGGGGAACATCAGCCAAATGGATCATGGGCTGGGCATCGTGCTCGATGCCTTGGATGAAATCGGCGCGACGAACAATACGCTTGTTTACTTTTCGTCCGACAACGGGCCCGTGTCGCAATATGGCGGCACCTCTGGCGGACTTCGTGGCGGCAAACGCAGCGACCATGAGGGTGGTATCCGAGTGCCGGGACTGGCTCGTTGGCCAGGACACATTGCGGCTGGAAGTACGAGTGATATTCCCATCATTGGAACCGATATTTTTGCAACGGCACTCGATATGGCCGGCGTACCGCTGCCGACGGATCGCACGATCGACAGCGTGAGTCTGTTGCCAGTGTTTGAAGGCAAACCGGTTGAACGCAGGATTCCATTGTTTTGGCGTACTCACGTTTCACATCCGAACGACCGGGTTGCCATGCGCATCGGTGATTGGAAGATTGTCGGCAATGATACGATGACCGAATTCCAGCTCTATGAAATCCAAAAAGACTGGAAAGAAGAAAATGATCTCGCCGCCAAGATGCCGGAAAAAACAGAAGAGATGAAACAGATCCTCTTCAAGCTTTGGAAGCAGATTGAAACGGAAGGTCCCAACGAATGGTGGGAGGGGCAAAAGGGGGCACCGAAAAGAGGAACGTTGAACTACTAA
- a CDS encoding alpha-L-fucosidase: MRLATAIAFSLKFFQTDHRRRRPMKLTIRWMALCLSCLPLSVHAAEIEPTWESMAANYDVPEWFLDGKFGVWMHWGIPSASDENRPGDGSHYGRRMYGPSNGQSGLQRNMNENLRAFHEKRYGPVEEFGYEDLVPLFKAENFDPDGLVQFFKDCGARFVMPVACHHDNFDMYDSFHPWNSVDRGPKRDTLKEWKAAAEKHGLKFGISTHLYWSPSFFASARQYQTPGTLEAKLFNLEYDPSGYKHSDSWNQHWYDRCWEIMDKYDPDWFNNDCPYPNEKTGKSLGLKLFSSYLNRDRKENDGKQTVVFSAKGGKDKRAYTPNVERGGAGEIKPQPWMWATDLSGSWFYRKGAVNRMAIPVMVGNAVDAISKNGVVMLNVALRGDGTLPENQAAYLTAFGDFVKMNGEGIYGSRPWKTYGEGPLEIKDGRQGENHKNFSPQDIRFTQKDGVLYAFLLAPPTNDILIKTLATGGLLDQDIAAIELMGSDENIEWKRSSDGLNIPLPKTLPGQYVNGFRITLKN, encoded by the coding sequence GTGAGACTAGCCACCGCAATAGCTTTTTCACTGAAATTTTTTCAAACAGACCACCGGCGGAGAAGACCAATGAAATTAACAATTCGTTGGATGGCGTTATGTCTCAGTTGCCTTCCTCTCTCTGTCCACGCTGCCGAGATTGAACCCACCTGGGAATCGATGGCGGCAAATTATGATGTGCCGGAATGGTTTTTGGATGGCAAGTTTGGTGTTTGGATGCATTGGGGGATTCCCTCGGCAAGCGACGAAAATCGACCCGGCGATGGCTCGCACTACGGCCGGCGAATGTACGGCCCATCAAATGGACAATCAGGTTTACAGCGAAACATGAATGAAAATCTGAGAGCATTCCATGAAAAGCGATATGGACCTGTCGAGGAGTTCGGCTATGAAGATCTGGTTCCTTTGTTCAAGGCGGAAAACTTCGATCCGGATGGGCTTGTTCAATTCTTTAAAGACTGCGGTGCTCGATTTGTTATGCCGGTAGCTTGTCATCACGACAACTTCGATATGTACGATTCGTTCCACCCTTGGAACTCGGTGGATAGGGGACCCAAACGCGATACGCTCAAGGAATGGAAGGCGGCGGCGGAGAAACATGGGCTCAAGTTTGGTATCTCTACCCATCTGTATTGGTCGCCGAGCTTCTTTGCGTCGGCTCGTCAATATCAGACCCCCGGTACGCTCGAAGCGAAGCTATTTAATCTGGAATATGATCCCTCCGGCTATAAGCACTCCGATAGTTGGAATCAACACTGGTATGACCGTTGTTGGGAAATTATGGACAAGTATGACCCCGATTGGTTTAACAATGACTGTCCCTATCCCAACGAAAAGACCGGAAAGTCTTTAGGCCTTAAACTGTTTTCGTCTTATTTGAACCGCGATCGGAAAGAGAATGATGGTAAACAGACGGTCGTTTTCTCTGCCAAAGGCGGAAAGGACAAACGCGCCTATACCCCGAATGTAGAGCGCGGCGGCGCAGGAGAAATCAAGCCACAGCCCTGGATGTGGGCAACGGATCTTTCCGGTAGTTGGTTCTATCGGAAAGGGGCTGTGAATCGAATGGCTATTCCAGTGATGGTCGGAAACGCCGTGGATGCGATCAGTAAGAACGGTGTCGTGATGCTCAACGTCGCTTTGCGGGGAGACGGCACGCTGCCCGAAAATCAGGCCGCTTACCTGACCGCTTTCGGCGATTTTGTAAAGATGAACGGAGAGGGTATTTATGGCTCCCGTCCATGGAAAACCTATGGCGAGGGGCCATTGGAAATTAAGGATGGCCGTCAGGGGGAAAACCATAAGAACTTCTCCCCACAGGACATTCGTTTTACTCAGAAAGACGGAGTTCTTTATGCCTTCCTGTTAGCTCCGCCGACAAATGATATTCTCATCAAAACGTTGGCGACCGGTGGATTACTCGATCAAGATATTGCCGCCATCGAGCTGATGGGCAGTGATGAGAACATTGAATGGAAACGCTCGAGCGATGGTCTAAACATCCCGTTGCCGAAAACGTTGCCGGGTCAGTATGTGAATGGATTTCGTATTACATTGAAGAATTAG